In Juglans regia cultivar Chandler chromosome 13, Walnut 2.0, whole genome shotgun sequence, the following proteins share a genomic window:
- the LOC108997471 gene encoding transport and Golgi organization 2 homolog, which produces MCIAAFLWQAHPLYPLVILLNRDEYHNRPTRPLEWWEGGEILGGRDEMAGGTWLACSRNGRVAFLTNVREIQKLPEAKSRGDLPVRFLQSKKMPIEFAEELEKEADHYNGFNLILVDLCSKTVCYVTNRAKEDNKFVTEVEPGIHVLTNAMLDSPWPKAQRLHNDFKELLDKCKKEELSMKEMVGKLMTNTIKDEDESMLPHIYPPKWEYQLSSILVDADTPIGRYGTRSTSALFVKATDEVDFYERHLENELWKEKTVSYRIEKTK; this is translated from the exons ATGTGTATTGCAGCGTTTCTATGGCAAGCTCACCCACTATACCCACTCGTAATCTTGCTTAACAGGGACGAATATCACAATCG CCCTACGAGGCCATTGGAATGGTGGGAAGGCGGTGAAATTTTGGGAGGGAGAGATGAAATGGCAGGGGGGACATGGTTGGCTTGTAGCAGGAATGGACGGGTGGCTTTCCTCACAAATGTCAGGGAAATTCAGAAACTTCCGGAGGCTAAGAGTAGAGGGGACCTCCCAGTTCGGTTCTTGCAG AGCAAAAAGATGCCCATTGAGTTTGCAGAAGAACTGGAAAAGGAGGCGGATCATTATAATGGGTTTAACCTGATATTGGTTGATCTTTGTTCCAAAACCGTGTGTTATGTGACTAACAGAGCAAAAGAAGATAACAAGTTTGTTACCGAGGTGGAACCTGGGATTCACGTGTTAACGAATGCAATGTTAGACTCTCCATGGCCAAAG GCTCAACGACTGCATAACGATTTCAAAGAACTATTGGATAAATGCAAAAAAGAAGAACTATCCATGAAAGAAATGGTTGGAAAGCTAATGACGAACACAATTAAAGACGAAGATGAAAGCATGTTGCCTCACATTTATCCTCCAAAATGGGAATACCAATTAAGCTCCATACTTGTCGACGCAGACACTCCAATT GGACGTTATGGTACTAGAAGCACTTCTGCATTGTTTGTCAAAGCAACAGATGAAGTAGACTTTTACGAGAGGCATCTGGAGAATGAACTGTGGAAAGAAAAGACTGTATCTTACCGAATAGAAAAAACGAAGTGA
- the LOC108997472 gene encoding metallothionein-like protein 4A, whose amino-acid sequence MRKMDTRGRGSAVCGDTCGCPVPCPGGVACRCTPTSVPLTTSAGDEHMTCSCGEHCGCNPCVCPKNVDTTGSGKAFCKCGDGCTCATCQT is encoded by the exons ATGCGAAAAATGGATACAAGGGGACGAGGTTCTGCGGTTTGCGGCGACACCTGCGGCTGTCCTGTTCCGTGCCCGGGCGGTGTTGCTTGTAG GTGCACGCCCACGAGTGTGCCTCTGACTACCTCAGCCGGAGACGAGCATATGACATGCTCGTGTGGGGAGCACTGCGGCTGCAACCCCTGCGTATGTCCTAAGAACGTGGACACTACTGGTTCCGGCAAGGCCTTCTGCAAGTGTGGTGATGGTTGCACCTGTGCTACCTGCCAGACCTGA
- the LOC108997446 gene encoding protein EXORDIUM-like 5: MSPLSSPHHVFFVSALLFVFLFHLFTTTAYAAASSSPSPSSQTLNMHSEYMINPKLPPKALSSSKKFEGSSNLVNLRYHMGPVLSSSPINIYLIWYGLWSPSHKLLIKDFLLSLSPSTKAPSPSVSDWWRTLSLYTDQTGANVSRTVLIAGEYSDLKYSHGNQLTRLSIQQVIATAVKSAPFPVDHRNGVYLVLSSQDVVVQDFCRAVCGFHYFTFPSMVGYTLPYAWVGNSAKQCPEVCAYPFALPAYMAGGGPGALRPPNKDVGVDGMISVIGHELAELSTNPLVNAWYAGEDPTAPTEIGDLCEGLYGTGGGGGYIGQVMRDREGRTYNMNGRNGRKFLVQWIWSPILKACAGPNALD; encoded by the coding sequence ATGTCACCATTATCATCGCCCCATcatgttttctttgtttctgcTCTTCTGTTCGTTTTTCTCTTTCACCTCTTCACCACCACTGCCTATGCGgcagcttcttcttctccttctccttcttcgcAGACCTTAAACATGCACTCAGAGTACATGATCAACCCGAAACTCCCACCGAAAGCGCTCTCGTCCTCGAAGAAATTCGAGGGCTCCTCCAACCTCGTCAATCTCCGCTACCACATGGGTCCCGTCCTCTCTTCCTCCCCAATTAACATCTACCTCATTTGGTACGGCCTCTGGTCGCCTTCCCACAAGCTCCTCATCAAAGACTTCCTcctctctctgtctccctcCACCAAAGCCCCGTCACCCTCGGTCTCAGACTGGTGGCGTACCCTCTCGCTATACACTGATCAGACTGGCGCCAATGTCTCCCGCACCGTCCTCATCGCCGGCGAGTACTCCGACCTCAAATACTCTCACGGCAACCAACTCACCCGGCTCAGCATCCAGCAAGTCATCGCCACCGCCGTAAAGTCCGCGCCTTTCCCCGTCGACCACCGCAACGGCGTCTACCTCGTCCTCAGCTCCCAAGACGTCGTCGTCCAGGACTTCTGCCGCGCCGTCTGCGGCTTCCACTACTTCACATTCCCGTCCATGGTCGGCTACACGCTCCCCTACGCCTGGGTCGGCAACTCAGCCAAGCAGTGCCCCGAGGTGTGCGCTTACCCCTTCGCTTTACCGGCTTACATGGCCGGAGGAGGGCCCGGAGCTCTGCGACCGCCGAACAAGGACGTCGGCGTGGACGGCATGATCAGCGTGATCGGTCACGAACTGGCCGAGCTATCAACAAACCCGTTGGTGAACGCGTGGTACGCTGGAGAAGACCCCACTGCGCCAACAGAGATCGGAGACTTGTGCGAAGGGTTATACGGTACGGGAGGTGGTGGTGGGTATATAGGACAGGTGATGAGGGATAGGGAAGGCAGGACTTACAACATGAATGGGAGAAATGGGAGGAAGTTTCTGGTACAGTGGATCTGGAGTCCCATTTTGAAGGCTTGTGCTGGTCCTAATGCTTTGGATTAA